In a single window of the Euleptes europaea isolate rEulEur1 chromosome 4, rEulEur1.hap1, whole genome shotgun sequence genome:
- the TPGS2 gene encoding LOW QUALITY PROTEIN: tubulin polyglutamylase complex subunit 2 (The sequence of the model RefSeq protein was modified relative to this genomic sequence to represent the inferred CDS: deleted 2 bases in 1 codon) produces MTALFHETPVVYADDEGKSLGDHRKKRKLTLLISPTTKVSRDVSSGDESQHGAESPREKDTAPTPISGSFRPGPRGHIRHLETTATPSVPPPSHAPRPRSSLPIGHPRPSFAQIRRRPTNQPIAASPGRPEESARVLRMEEKVVRGSIKPYLDKLTLGVTRILEASPGVTEVTFVEKEPAERYTIISWEQKNGCVLPEDLKNFYLMMDGFHLTWSVKMDDNPMPLGSMTINSISKLNRLGAAPAYALPNAPTLADLEDTDEEEGLWTNVFISLSHPLEKGNQDHPEKPHLDSRSLIFELDPCGGNGKVCLVYKNTKPVVAPDSEIWFLDRALYWHFLTKTFTAYYRLLITHLGLPQWQYAFTSYGISPQAKQWFNMYKPITVNTAQLSSEADTFVNKLDPNKVFKSKNKTPLLKKKLPSQPAVSQKGQTGAASKSPSQAGSSSRR; encoded by the exons ATGACAGCACTCTTCCACGAAACGCCCGTTGTGTATGCAGATGATGAAGGCAAGAGTTTGGGTGAccacaggaagaaaaggaagttAACCCTGCTCATTTCTCCAACCACCAAAGTGTCCAGAGATGTCTCATCTGGAGacgaaagccagcatggtgcagag AGCCCCCGCGAGAAGGATACGGCCCCTACTCCAATAAGCGGCTCCTTCCGGCCTGGGCCCCGCGGCCACATCCGCCATCTTGAAACAACCGCCACTCCCAGCGTCCCTCCGCCCAGCCACGCCCCCCGCCCGCGCTCCTCGCTCCCCATTGGCCACCCCCGCCCCAGCTTTGCCCAGATACGGCGCAGGCCAACGAACCAGCCTATCGCCGCCTCGCCCGGAAGACCCGAGGAAAGCGCCAGG GTGCTGAGGATGGAGGAGAAGGTTGTGCGGGGCAGCATCAAGCCCTACCTGGACAAGCTCACCCTGGGGGTCACCCGCATCTTAG AAGCTTCCCCGGGAGTGACCGAAGTGACGTTCGTAGAAAAGGAGCCAGCGGAGCGGTACACCATTATTTCATGGGAGCAG AAGAATGGTTGTGTGCTGCCGGAGGACTTGAAGAATTTCTACCTGATGATGGATGGATTCCACTTGACTTGGAGCGTGAAGATGGACG ATAACCCCATGCCCCTGGGCTCCATGACGATCAACAGCATCTCCAAGTTGAACCGCCTGGGTGCTGCGCCAGCTTACGCCCTGCCCAACGCGCCGACCCTTGCTGACTTGGAGGACACCGATGAGGAAGAAG GACTCTGGACTAACGTTTTcatctccctttcc caccccctagaAAAAGGAAACCAGGACCATCCAGAGAAGCCTCACTTAGACTCCCGAAGTCTGATCTTTGAACTGGACCCATGCGGGGGAAACGGGAAAGTCTGCCTCGTATATAAGAACACCAAACCCG TCGTCGCTCCAGATTCTGAGATCTGGTTTCTGGACAGAGCCCTCTACTGGCATTTCCTGACCAAAACCTTCACCGCTTACTATCGACTCCTGATCACCCACCTCGGCCTGCCCCAGTGGCAGTACGCCTTCACCAGCTATGGGATCAGCCCTCAGGCAAAG CAATGGTTCAACATGTACAAACCCATCACCGTCAACACGGCGCAGCTCTCGTCGGAGGCCGACACTTTTGTGAACAAGCTGGACCCCAACAAGGTGTTCAAAAGCAAGAACAAGACGCCGCTCCTCAAGAAGAAGCTGCCCTCCCAGCCGGCCGTCTCCCAGAAAGGCCAAACGGGGGCGGCCTCCAAGAGCCCATCGCAGGCCGGAAGCTCTTCGAGGAGATGA